One window of Candidatus Caccoplasma merdavium genomic DNA carries:
- a CDS encoding purine-nucleoside phosphorylase: MLDPIKETAAYIAAKFGEIPSTAIILGTGLGELAGHIDCKQELPYAEIPNFPLSTVEGHSGKLIVGNLGHRRILAMQGRFHYYEGYTMQQVTFPVRVMQELGVKTLFVSNAAGGMNPRFKVGDLMIITDHINTFPDNPLRGKNDEQRGPRFPDMSEAYTPRLIAKAKEIARRNGIEVQEGVYVGTQGPSFETPAEYRYYRVIGGDAVGMSTVPEVIVAHHGGMEVFAISVITDLGGFGDIVKCSHEEVQKAAAEAQPRMTLIMRQLIEEIA, translated from the coding sequence ATGCTCGACCCCATCAAAGAAACGGCGGCCTACATTGCCGCCAAATTCGGAGAAATTCCCTCCACCGCCATCATTTTGGGTACCGGACTGGGCGAACTGGCCGGACACATCGACTGTAAACAAGAACTCCCCTACGCCGAAATTCCCAACTTCCCCCTCTCGACCGTCGAAGGTCACAGCGGCAAACTCATCGTCGGCAACCTCGGGCACCGCAGGATTCTTGCCATGCAGGGACGCTTTCACTACTACGAAGGGTACACCATGCAACAGGTCACTTTTCCGGTGCGGGTCATGCAGGAATTAGGCGTAAAAACGCTCTTTGTGTCAAACGCCGCCGGAGGCATGAATCCCCGCTTCAAAGTGGGCGACCTCATGATTATCACCGACCACATCAACACGTTTCCCGACAACCCCCTGCGCGGGAAGAACGATGAACAGAGAGGTCCGCGCTTCCCCGACATGAGCGAAGCCTACACCCCCCGCCTCATCGCAAAAGCCAAGGAAATAGCCCGCCGCAACGGCATCGAAGTGCAGGAGGGCGTGTATGTGGGCACACAAGGGCCCTCGTTCGAGACTCCGGCCGAATACCGCTACTACCGCGTCATCGGCGGCGACGCCGTGGGCATGTCGACCGTGCCCGAAGTCATCGTCGCCCATCACGGCGGCATGGAGGTCTTCGCCATATCGGTCATCACCGACCTCGGCGGCTTCGGCGACATCGTAAAATGCTCTCACGAAGAGGTGCAAAAAGCCGCCGCCGAAGCCCAACCCCGCATGACCCTCATCATGCGCCAACTCATCGAAGAAATCGCATAA
- the lpxK gene encoding tetraacyldisaccharide 4'-kinase, with product MNNRQESSGIKYYPLLAPLAWLYGVIVWFRNRLFDWNILSSESFDVPVISVGNITVGGTGKTPHIEHLIRTFSDASYRVAVLSRGYKRHTRGFKLVTMTSTAAEVGDEPLQIKHKFPTVTVAVDANRRRGIRKLTEQTHGIDIVLLDDAYQHRFVTPSTSILLTSYERMIYEDKLLPVGRLREPVVEKSRANIVIVTKCPEALKPIDYRLLAKHLNLYPYQSLYFTGLHYDELKAVFPTENPTRVTVEQLRDTPGETLLVAGIASPGLFAEYISRFTPHTRLWSFGDHHEFTSRELRKIEKWIATSVESGGRGHVIVTEKDAARLLDCPRVPSLLKSHLYYLPLRIHFMLEQETAFNNQIKESVVRFRRHVIQKKK from the coding sequence ATGAACAATCGACAGGAATCTTCCGGCATAAAATATTATCCGCTACTCGCCCCCCTGGCATGGCTCTACGGGGTAATCGTATGGTTCCGCAACCGGCTCTTCGACTGGAACATTCTCTCCTCGGAGAGTTTCGATGTTCCCGTCATCAGCGTGGGCAACATCACGGTAGGCGGTACCGGGAAAACCCCTCACATCGAACATCTCATACGCACCTTCTCCGATGCCTCCTACCGAGTAGCCGTCCTCAGCCGTGGATACAAACGGCACACGCGCGGTTTCAAGTTGGTCACCATGACGTCGACGGCCGCCGAAGTAGGTGACGAACCGCTCCAAATCAAACATAAATTTCCCACCGTCACCGTGGCGGTCGACGCCAATCGCCGACGGGGCATTCGCAAACTCACCGAGCAAACCCACGGCATCGACATCGTGCTGCTCGACGACGCCTACCAACACCGGTTTGTGACCCCTTCGACGTCGATACTCCTCACCAGCTACGAGCGTATGATATATGAAGACAAGCTCCTCCCCGTGGGTCGACTCAGAGAGCCGGTCGTGGAAAAATCGCGCGCCAACATCGTCATCGTCACCAAATGCCCCGAGGCCCTCAAACCCATCGACTACCGGCTGCTGGCCAAGCACCTCAACCTCTACCCTTACCAAAGCCTCTATTTCACGGGATTGCATTATGACGAGCTCAAAGCCGTGTTCCCGACCGAAAATCCCACCCGCGTCACCGTCGAACAATTACGCGACACACCGGGCGAAACACTTCTTGTCGCCGGCATCGCCTCGCCCGGTCTCTTTGCCGAATACATCAGCCGGTTCACGCCGCATACCCGGTTGTGGAGCTTTGGCGACCACCACGAGTTCACCTCCCGAGAATTACGCAAAATCGAGAAATGGATTGCCACCTCGGTCGAAAGCGGGGGGCGCGGGCATGTCATCGTCACCGAGAAAGATGCCGCCCGGCTGCTCGACTGTCCGCGCGTACCCTCTCTGCTCAAAAGCCACCTCTATTACCTGCCCCTGCGCATACACTTCATGCTCGAACAGGAAACGGCATTCAACAATCAAATCAAAGAGTCTGTCGTCCGTTTCCGTCGCCATGTAATTCAAAAGAAAAAATAA